The following proteins are encoded in a genomic region of Pectinophora gossypiella chromosome 6, ilPecGoss1.1, whole genome shotgun sequence:
- the LOC126367346 gene encoding uncharacterized protein LOC126367346 isoform X1 — protein sequence MRHHLHKVPLHSAGDHHNLPHNFCYERLNKTNCGGPPTYVFTYYQEGSRCEIDIWKGCPSRNRFDNEAICSHFCIGRLRYNSVENEISEEQNHTSYCDGQLNSTDCGLEREKVYTFDRRTKSCIPSVWRGCPSTNMFRREQKCEEQCLLIKRTVPPEYCFKNLNRTDCGGKPTHVFTYYREGSRCEIEVWKGCPTRNRFDSEATCSHFCIGRLRYEENEIPDEPIKNPCKGTFNGGDCSSSPLEVYTYDQQSNRCVKRIWKGCTGSNQNMFKDEIQCMDMCVGIDRDWWVDKLNNLTSKEQHDIDKVLEVITEESTTDGSTTEDSMGESMIEDATEIPTTTLDEYDDENFIYDVSNETLDDANAPNDFTQKKKLHTLSHSMYFFVCKSCLIMF from the exons tgCCCCATAACTTCTGTTACGAGAGACTAAACAAGACAAACTGTGGGGGTCCCCCTACATACGTCTTCACCTACTACCAAGAAGGGTCCCGCTGCGAAATAGATATCTGGAAGGGCTGCCCTTCACGGAACCGATTTGACAATGAAGCTATATGCTCTCACTTCTGCATCGGAAGACTAAGATACAATAGCGTGGAAAACGAAATTTCTGAAGAACAGA ATCATACAAGTTACTGTGATGGCCAATTGAACTCAACAGATTGTGGTCTCGAACGAGAGAAAGTTTACACGTTTGACCGACGAACCAAGTCGTGCATCCCGAGTGTATGGAGAGGATGTCCCTCTACAAACATGTTTCGCAGGGAACAGAAATGTGAAGAACAATGCTTGCTAATCAAACGTACCG TGCCCCCTGAATACTGTTTCAAGAATCTAAACAGAACCGACTGTGGGGGGAAACCCACACACGTCTTCACCTACTACAGGGAAGGGTCCCGGTGTGAAATAGAAGTATGGAAGGGCTGCCCCACCCGCAACAGATTCGACAGTGAAGCTACGTGCTCTCATTTCTGCATCGGAAGATTGAGATACGAGGAGAACGAAATTCCAGATGAACCGA TTAAAAATCCATGCAAAGGAACCTTCAATGGCGGAGACTGTTCCTCATCTCCTCTGGAAGTATACACATATGACCAACAATCCAACAGATGTGTAAAACGCATATGGAAAGGCTGCACGGGTAGTAATCAGAACATGTTCAAAGATGAAATACAATGTATGGATATGTGCGTAGGAATCGATCGTGATTGGTGGgtagataaattaaataatttaacaagTAAAGAACAACATGATATTGATAAAGTTTTGGAGGTTATAACTGAGGAGTCTACGACTGACGGATCGACGACTGAAGATTCTATGGGTGAATCCATGATTGAAGATGCTACAGAGATACCGACTACAACTCTCGATGAATACGACGACGAAAATTTTATATATGACGTGTCCAACGAGACATTAGACGATGCGAACGCTCCAAATGATTTTACGCAGAAGAAAAAGCTCCATACGCTGTCACacagtatgtatttttttgtctgTAAATCATGTCTCATCATGTTTTGA